A region of uncultured Desulfobacter sp. DNA encodes the following proteins:
- a CDS encoding transposase: MAYHQEHSGPLMADLLSWLEKQLNEHIVEPNSGLGKAIAYMINHWPELTRFLKVPGAPLDNNICERSLKQSLLHRKNSLFYKTEHGAFVGDMFMSLIQTCNLMRGNPFDYLVSLLNNATELRTDPSRWMPWNYKTASA; the protein is encoded by the coding sequence TTGGCTTATCACCAGGAACACAGTGGTCCTTTGATGGCGGATCTTCTGTCCTGGTTGGAGAAACAACTTAATGAACATATAGTGGAACCGAATTCCGGCCTGGGTAAGGCCATCGCTTATATGATTAACCATTGGCCTGAGTTAACCCGTTTTTTGAAAGTGCCTGGAGCCCCCCTGGATAACAACATTTGCGAACGCAGCTTGAAACAAAGCCTCCTGCATCGGAAAAATTCACTATTTTATAAAACAGAACATGGTGCCTTTGTTGGTGATATGTTCATGAGCCTGATTCAGACCTGCAATCTGATGAGGGGCAATCCATTTGATTATCTGGTTTCATTGCTGAATAACGCAACTGAGCTGAGAACTGATCCTTCCCGGTGGATGCCTTGGAATTACAAAACCGCGTCAGCGTAA
- a CDS encoding extracellular matrix/biofilm biosynthesis regulator RemA family protein, whose product MLAHIRHSNYAMADKILAVLAADGSAVRWLRSEAKDAGRLIDATAGGRIRSLIVATSGQVILSVVQPETIWKRMRVVVGD is encoded by the coding sequence ATGTTGGCGCATATAAGGCACAGCAATTATGCAATGGCTGACAAGATCCTGGCGGTTTTGGCTGCAGATGGGTCTGCGGTGCGTTGGCTGCGTAGCGAAGCAAAGGATGCCGGGCGTTTGATTGATGCTACGGCTGGAGGTCGGATTCGGAGTTTAATTGTTGCAACGTCGGGCCAGGTGATCCTTTCGGTCGTGCAGCCGGAGACAATCTGGAAGAGGATGCGGGTGGTTGTCGGTGATTGA
- a CDS encoding helix-turn-helix domain-containing protein, translated as MSSSQPGKKVRGSSSGSPINALFDLLGKRWALGILWYLGDNPCSFRDLQDRCGGVSPSVLNSRLKDLRNAEIVARSLDGYVLTERGKELRSFIVPLADWSATWSKEVYGYERPGMSERLKQEQSKK; from the coding sequence ATGTCTTCATCACAGCCTGGTAAAAAGGTTCGAGGTTCAAGTTCCGGTTCACCAATCAACGCACTCTTTGACCTTTTAGGAAAGCGTTGGGCGTTAGGCATTCTTTGGTACCTCGGGGACAACCCATGTTCATTTAGAGATCTTCAGGATCGCTGTGGAGGGGTCTCTCCATCCGTCCTTAATAGTCGGCTAAAGGACTTACGTAATGCAGAAATTGTTGCAAGAAGTCTTGATGGCTACGTTTTAACGGAAAGAGGGAAAGAGTTACGTTCATTTATTGTTCCGCTTGCAGATTGGTCAGCAACTTGGTCAAAGGAAGTATATGGTTATGAACGTCCGGGGATGAGCGAAAGGTTAAAACAAGAGCAATCGAAAAAATGA
- the dmpI gene encoding 4-oxalocrotonate tautomerase DmpI — MPVITVAIHPIDQEQKARLIKEITKTAVEITKVPADKYVVFIDEYQNESIGLAGKTRAEIIAEASF; from the coding sequence GCCTGTTATTACTGTTGCTATTCATCCAATTGATCAAGAACAAAAAGCTCGTTTAATCAAGGAAATCACTAAAACCGCAGTGGAAATAACTAAAGTTCCTGCAGACAAGTATGTAGTTTTTATTGATGAATACCAAAATGAATCTATCGGGCTCGCAGGCAAAACACGAGCTGAGATCATTGCTGAGGCATCTTTCTAA